A region from the Mycoplasmopsis bovigenitalium genome encodes:
- the rpmF gene encoding 50S ribosomal protein L32, with protein sequence MAIVPKRKTSKQRKHKRRTHHALVPQNLVDCKNCSNKIQQHKVCQFCGFYKEKIVEGYKSINSRTQ encoded by the coding sequence ATGGCTATAGTTCCAAAACGTAAAACGTCTAAACAACGTAAACACAAAAGACGTACACACCATGCGTTAGTTCCACAAAACCTTGTAGACTGCAAAAATTGTTCAAACAAAATTCAACAACACAAAGTTTGCCAATTCTGTGGCTTTTATAAAGAAAAAATCGTTGAAGGTTACAAAAGTATCAATTCACGTACCCAATAA
- the metK gene encoding methionine adenosyltransferase: MNKKLFTSESVGQGHPDKVCDQISDAILDAYITQDKYARVAIETVATGNVLLIGGEVYANASVDAVEIAKNILIKLGYYSDQLKIITDIKKQSPDISQGVAQENNEIGAGDQGIMFGYATTETKTYMPLAISIAHDLVKYADKLRIEGKFKWAKADMKSQVTVDYTDYEETKIDTVLMSIQHDENYDEKEFKNFVKNNIISIVLGKYGFKNCDKILINPTGRFVIGGPVGDTGLTGRKIIVDTYGGAARHGGGAFSGKDCTKVDRSAAYACRWIAKNLVAARLAERIEIQVSYAIGISKPVSVSVYTFGTEKVERDLIREVINNLFDLRPAAIIEQLELRNPIYQQTSYFGHFGRDDLDLPWERLNKVKEIEEYVKERIF; the protein is encoded by the coding sequence ATGAATAAAAAATTATTTACTTCTGAAAGTGTTGGCCAAGGACACCCTGATAAAGTTTGCGATCAAATTTCTGATGCAATTTTAGACGCATATATTACTCAAGATAAATATGCTCGAGTAGCAATTGAAACCGTTGCTACTGGCAATGTTTTGTTAATTGGTGGTGAGGTTTATGCGAATGCTAGTGTAGATGCAGTGGAAATTGCTAAAAATATTTTAATTAAACTAGGTTACTATTCTGATCAATTAAAAATTATCACAGATATTAAAAAACAAAGCCCAGACATTAGCCAAGGCGTTGCACAAGAAAATAATGAAATTGGCGCAGGTGACCAAGGTATTATGTTTGGTTATGCAACTACTGAAACAAAAACATATATGCCACTAGCCATTTCAATTGCACATGACCTTGTAAAATATGCTGATAAATTGAGAATTGAAGGCAAGTTTAAGTGAGCAAAAGCTGATATGAAGAGTCAAGTTACTGTTGATTACACTGATTATGAAGAAACAAAAATTGATACTGTTTTAATGTCAATACAACATGATGAAAACTATGATGAAAAAGAATTCAAAAATTTTGTGAAAAACAATATTATTTCAATTGTTTTGGGAAAATATGGATTCAAAAATTGTGACAAAATTTTAATTAATCCTACTGGCAGATTTGTTATTGGCGGACCAGTTGGGGACACTGGATTAACCGGTAGAAAAATTATAGTTGATACATATGGAGGCGCCGCTAGACATGGCGGTGGAGCATTTAGTGGTAAGGATTGTACAAAAGTTGATAGATCTGCCGCATATGCTTGCCGTTGAATAGCCAAAAATTTAGTAGCCGCAAGACTTGCTGAAAGAATTGAAATACAAGTTTCTTATGCCATAGGTATTTCTAAACCAGTTTCTGTCAGTGTTTATACTTTTGGAACAGAAAAAGTTGAAAGAGATCTTATTAGAGAAGTTATTAATAATTTGTTTGATCTAAGGCCAGCTGCCATTATTGAACAACTGGAATTAAGAAACCCAATTTACCAACAAACTAGTTATTTTGGCCACTTTGGTAGAGATGATTTAGATCTTCCATGAGAGAGATTGAACAAAGTCAAAGAAATTGAAGAATATGTTAAAGAAAGAATTTTCTAA